A segment of the Pedobacter faecalis genome:
GGGCAACCGCGAACCAAAGTTCTTGAAAAGGCTTGTTATGATGGCCGGTCAGGTGGGCGACAAGGCAGGAGCGGCCAGGTTTGGCAATGAGTATCTGTCTACGATAAAGGAGCCTTATTCCGAGGAAGACATCGCATTCATGGAGGGCATGACGAAGCGTGTTACAGACAAGGGCTTTGCCGTATTGCTCAACAGAGCCAAAAACGATCGAAATGCGTACGTAAAGGCTATGAATATCGTTTTTGCCGATCTGATTCAGGCGAAAGTGCCTACGCCAGATGCAAAGCCGGACTGGAATGCCATAGAGGCAGCTATAAAGCCATACGGCGCTCCGGCGGAGGAGATGTTTCTCCGGGCAAAGACCATTCATACTTATAATCAGCAGGATTGGGCCAACTATGTGCCGGCGGCTAAAGCTTATCTGGCTAAGTATGCCGACAATATCAGGGAGCAGGAGAAGTCCGCATTCCAGTCTGCTGTCGACCAGCACGCGACGAAAGAGTAATTGGTTTCATATGTGTTAGTAGTTCGGGTGGTCTGGATAGATCACCCGTTTTATAAAACTGGAAAAGCAGTCCTGGTGTTAGAACAGGAAAAACACCATTATGCTGAAATCAATTCAGGTCCTTCTGCTGCTTATCTGTGTGCTTACAGGGCGGGCGCAGTTTACCGACAGCACAAATTATCGGGCTCATCTCTCTTCCACCGGTTCTGTTAATACAACCAAGGACAATCAGGCCTACCTGTTAAATAATTCCGCGCAGTTTGGCGTTAGAAAAAAGTCGCTCAGCCTCAATTTCAATACCGCCTGGGTCTATGGGAAGCAAAACGGGGAGCTTACAAACGACGACTACTCAACTACGCTGGATTTCAACCTCTACAAAACCTTCCCACGATTCAATTACTGGGGACTCGTTAATTACAATACCAGTGAATCCCTGAACATCAACAATCAATTGCTGGCTGGTGCCGGCATTGCCTACAGCATTATAGACCAGCCCAAGGCCTTATTCAATTTGAGTAACGGACTTCTGTTTGACACCAGCGACCTCCTTCTTGAAGACGGTACGAGGGATACCTATGAAACCACCCGAAATTCCTTTCGTCTGCTGTTCCGCTTCGAACTTTTCAACAGCATCGTCCTCAGCAATACGTCCTTCTGGCAACACTCACTGACCAACGGGAGCGATTATATTCTCAGGTCAGACGCCTCGGTGGATTTCAAATTAAACAAGTGGCTGGCGCTTACCACATCATATAAGTACAACCGTGCGTCGCGAACCAACCGGGAGAACTCTCTGCTCAGTTACGGCCTGTCATTCGAACGTTACTTTTAAATGTGAGTTTGTTGACAATTTTTTCTGGGTGTGAAACCTAAAATTTGGTAAATTGTTATTGAATTACAAATGGATGCATTTTCCATCCCCAAACTGACAAAAGTCCTGTGAGCGGGCGATCCGCGGAGGGCAGGCAAAACATACGGCCGGTGCGCTTAATCGCAGCCGGCTTTTTTGTTGGATTGATTTTTGTTTATTTCTCTATGTACCTTAAAACGTATTGCTATGATCAGGATACTAAAACTTCAAAAAGCAGTAATTGCCTATGTGCTTGGCACCATAGCCGCCGTAATCTATTTGTTTGTCCGCACCGATAATGGTGAGCAGGGGCGGTTCCTGCTAACCGTCGCAGGAATCTGTTTCATCGCTGGTGCCCTTATGTCTTTATACCCTATTTTCTTTGCAAAGAAGACACGTCAGGGTCTGGTCGAGCTGGATCCGGCAAAACACGAAACTGTCGACTAACGGTGCAGTGCCTTCCAGATCAGGTCATATACCTCGTCGGCCTGTCTGTCAGCCGCATTAATTTCAGGGCTGCTGATCAGTACTGGATGAAATTCTTTCGGGTTGTCTAAACTGCCGTGCGAACCTTTGATCAGCGTCGCGTCCAGCGGTACAACATCCATTACGTAACGGAAACCGGTTTTTTTCCTGAGCAGTTTATATGCTGCTCTGGCCTTAGACGACATAAACATTTCTACAGGGTCGTAGCCCGGTTTCTTATGGATATCCACACAACGGGCGTAGTCGGGAGCCACGGCGTCATCAAGCCAGAAATAATACGTAAACCAGCTGTCAGGCTTAGCGATAAGCACGAAGTCGCCCGCCCGCTCATGGTCGATATGATATTTCTTCTTACCCGCATCATCAAGTATCTCTGCTATTCCAGGCGCGTTCTCCAATAAAGACTTCACCTGATCCCTTACTGCAGGATCATTGATGTAAACATGCGCCACCTGATGGTCGGCCACCACAAAAGCCTTAGAAGCACCAGCGTCCAGCAGTTCGAGTCCGCGTTCCGTGCGAATCTGTAACAATCCGTTTTGTCGGAACAACCTGTTCAGGTGTACCGGCTTGTCAGCCGGCGTTATGCCATACTCAGAAAGAATAATGATCTCGGCCGATTGGTCCTCATAATATGACACCAGTCCCTTAAGCACCTGATCTATTTCGCTCAGTTCTTTGCTGATCTTGCTGTAATCGTGACCGAACTTCTGCAGGCAGTAGTCCAGATGCGGCAGGTAGATCAGTGTTAATGTCGGGTTATACAATTCGTCTGTAATCACAGAAGCGTCTGCGATCCATTGGGTCGACTTAATATTTGCCCCGGCACCCCAAAACTGGAATAAGGGAAACTGCCCAAGCTTTTCCTGAAGGATATCCCGCAGTTCCGCCGGCTGCGAATAGCAGTCAGGCATCTTTCGTCCATCCGCCAGGTAATTTGGCCGCGGCGTGCAGGAATAATCCGCATTGGAGTACATATTATACCACCAGAACATATTTGAGCAGGTAAAATTTGGGTCTTCCGCCTTTGCCTGGTCCCATATCTTTTTTGCCTGCACAAGTTTGTTCGACTGCTTCCAGAATTTGACCTCCGCATCGGTATGATCATACCAGCCATTGCCCACGATACCATGTTCGGCAGGCCACTTACCGGTCAGGTAGGTCGACTGCACCGCTGTAGTAACAGCCGGAAGCATAGGAGCTATGGCTTGTACATTTTTATTCTTCACATAATCCCTTAAAAAAGGCGTATGCTCGCCAATAAGGTTTGCAGAGAGGCCAACAACATCAATGACTACAGTTTTTTTCATTTTATGGTGTTTAGGATAATTCGTTGATCACCCATTTCAGTTCGTTGCTGATCGACTGGGCAATAGGTGTTTTTATTTGTTCGGGCAATACCTCCCAGGTGTAGGTTTCCACCTCCAGATGCTGCGTAAAGGGATCACTTTTTTGCCAGCTCAGCACCGTTTTAATATCGTTCTGGGTGGTATGGATCAGATCAATTTCCAGCGTGGAAATAGGCACGTGAAAATGTGCCCGCCATTCTACCGCCTCCGTATTATCAAATTCAGCCAGCGCATCGGGAAGATCCTTATAACGAATCAGCTCCCCGTTCTCCAGACGCGCCACCACCTGGTGAAGGTAAGTAGGTTCATTAAAAGCTTCAATGGCCGTCTTCAACAATTGCTTTTCTGAAACCGAACGGTCTAACCTGGCTTTCAGCGCAGCGCTGATCTGAATTTTGCCCACGACTATCTTTTTAGCAGCCAGCTCCCTTAGCACAGCCTCGTGGTTCTCGTAACCGATGGCGAAGTGACAAACGTCATAACACAAACATAGATGTCTTCTGATGATCGCCTCAGCTTCCTCCGCGGTTATGTCGAAATCATGCTGTAAATAAGGGACGCCCGCGGGCAGCAGATCATGTTCAAACCAGTCAATAAATTCACGGCCCGTCTCCAGGACACCATCTGGCTCAGGTTCAATATCCAGGTGCATCAGTTTTCCGCTGCGCTCATAGGTAGCAGCCAGGGCTGCAATCACCTCAATGATATGCTGGGTTGAAAGTTTACGTGCTTCTGCTGCCGCTTCTGTCGTCTGGTGCCAATGCCGATAGCTCAGCGGAGAGGTTGATATCCCGCCATCCATGCCTTCGGGCAAGAGCGATTCGAGAATACGAAACAATCGCAACGTATACTCCCTGCGTTCGTGCGTTGTCCAGTCGGGGGCATGAACATCATCTTTCACCACCCTGCGGTGAAATTCCCCGTAAGGGAAGCCGTTCATGGTATACACATAGGCGTTATTCTCAGCAAGCCAGTCTTTAAAAATCTCAAGCTGCCCGGGCTCCGTCAGTGTCAGGCTGGCCTCGTTTGAAAGGCGCAAGCCTAAACCAAGAGCCTCACCAGGCGCTACGGCCTTTTTTATTTCAGGGAAGTTTTCACGCAGCGCCGCAAAATCCTCCGCCCAGTTCTTGCCGGGATGGATGTTCGTGCAATACGTCAGGTGACCACTTTTTAACTTCATAGTTACTCCTTATCTGATGCAGAATGCCTTCTGCTATAGTTTTGCACATATTCACTTGCCCGGATCAGCAACTGATGATCCATTTCATTCACCTCAACACCCGTTCCAATGTCACTAAGCAAGGTGATGGTCAGCAAGCCGCCCAGGTGTTCCTGGAATTCCGCGAGTCCTTTCAGAATAGGGGAGTCCGTGTCGTTGATGCGTATCACCGGATGGTCAATTTCAAAGCCCAGGCCGTTCAGCAAATCCAGAATTCGGATCAGCTTCTCCTCACTAAGCATGCCTTTCAGGTAAGAATAGGTGCTGTCGAGCGCAATACCCATAGCCACGGCCTCGCCGTGGAGAATACTAAAGCCACTAAGCTGCTCCAGTTTATGCGCACTCCAGTGCCCGAAGTCAAGCGGCCTCGCAGAACCGGTTTCAAAAGGGTCGCCCCCGGCAATATGGTCTAAATGCAGCTGTGCGCACCGTACAATGAGTTCATGCATACTCTTATTGCCTTTCCCCGTATCCTCGCGTTGCATCAGCCTTCCGGCCTGCTCTTCCAGCCATTCGAAAAAAGCAGCGTCTTTGATCAGTGCGACCTTAATGGCTTCTGAAATACCCGAGCGATAATCCTTGTCGCCCAGCGTAGTAAGGAACAGCTCATCGTTGAACACTGCTGCGGGGGGTGCAAACGTACCCAGAAAGTTCTTTTTGCCCCGGTAATTAATACCGTTTTTGACGCCAACGCCCGAGTCATTTTGCGACAATACCGTGGTCGGAATCCGCAGGTGCTTTATGCCGCGGTGCGATACAGCAGCAGCATAACCCACCAGGTCAAGTAAGGCGCCACCGCCCACGGCGGCAATATAGGAGTGACGGTCGATACCATGAACATTTACCGCCTCTACCAGCTGTTCAAAAAGCCCGGGATCGTTCTTGCAGGTCTCACCGCCCGGAATGATCATGATCTCGTCGACCAGCTTAACCTGGTTGTGCACCCGGAAATAAGCCCGGATATCCTCAGCCAGAGAAGGCCAGGCATCTGCAACGCCCTGATCTACCACAAAGAAAATCTTCCTTAATGCAGCCGAAGGGCGCTCTTTGAAAAAATCAGCCAGCAGGGTGTTGGTCTGGCCGAATAAAGATTCCGTGAAATATACTTTATATTCGAACTGAACAGTAAACGATTGTTGTATATGGCTCATATTAACTTTTTGACTAAGTCACCGCGAAAGCCTTGCTTAGCCCGATGGATAATGGTAATAAAATAACAATGCAGAGCGCCGCCTGCCAGCTTCCGAAGGCACCTGCCCAGGCTGCATTCATCAGTATCAGCGCTATAACGCCAGCCTTTACGGCCTTTCCTATATTAGGGCCGGCAGGATTTTGCACTGCACGGAACAAAGGCACAAAGATCATAAAAGCAAAGCCAGCAAGCAGGAGAGCAGTCAGCAGCAGCTCATCGTTTCGACAGGCAAAGTAAACAATGGCTGCAATCACCAGCAGATACAATGCGGCTGCAGCATACAAGGTACGTGCGGCGCCGCCATGTACTTCATCGCGACTTATCATCGTGATGGCCGCTATATAAACAATAGGCACAAGGGCCAGAAACCACCACTGCTGCACCGCATCTGGAAAAATGCTGATGCCCAGCAATAAGTTCAAACCGCGGCACAAACCCATGGTGAGCGGCCCAAACAGGGAATTATGTTTGAGGAATTTATCATACACAAGGCAAGACACCATAATGGCGAAAGCCAGGTACTGTGAATCCTTACTGTATAGTCCGGCCGCAAAAATACCCGCAAAAAAACAGATACCCCCAAATATGGCAGCGGCCTTCTTGCTGATCAGTCCGCTAGGGATGGGCCGCTCCGGCCGCTCTTTGGCGTCAAGATCGGCGTCGAAATAATCGTTCATGATAATACCGCCGCTATACAGTCCGATGGTCGAAATGCACAGCAATATCACCGGCGCCCAACCCGTCAGTTGCATGGCGAAATACCCCGCAATCGTTATCCCGGCCAGCACATCGGCTACAGAAGTAACCACATTAGCAGGCCGCATCAGCCTCAGATAGCCAATCAGTTTTTTCACCCGCTTAAGATATGATGATCGAGTTTTTGTCAACCCGCGGCTGCTGCCCGCCGCGAAGCACCGTGTTGCTGCCAAACTTCTGCGACTGATCTACATTCTTAACGGCAACAAAGTCTGCCTCATTGATCTGCCCGCTTTGTCCGAACGCCGTTATGGCATTCCTGTAGGTAACCAGTTCAATATCTTTCAAAGGAATCCCAGCACGTTTCATCAATGCCGCAGTCTTAGGAATAGCCAGCGGGTCACTAATGCCCCAGTCGGCCGCCGAATTGATCATGATCCGTTCAGAACCATACTGCTTAACCACCTCCACCATGCGCTCGTTGCCCATCTTGGTAAACGGATATATCGTAAAAGCAGCCCAGAACCCGCGGTCCAGAACCTCCTTCACGGTCTCCTCGTTATTATGGTCTATAATGACTGAATAAGGCGCAAGGCCCTGTTCGATTGCAATATCCATACTCCTCGACGTTCCTTTTTTCTTGTCGCGGTGCGGCGTGTGTACCTGCACGGGCAGTGATGCTTCCCTCGCAAGATCAAGCTGCAAGCGATAATACTTTTCCTCAGCCGCAGTCTGATCGTCAAATCCAATCTCCCCGATGCCGACAACGCCTTCCTTAAAAATAAAATTAGGGAGAATCTCCATCACCTGCTCTGCCAAAGCTTCATTGTTTGCCTCGCGCGAATTCAGACCTATGGTACAATAATGCTTAATGCCGAATTGTGAAGAGCGGAAACGCTCCCACCCAATCAGGCTGCTGTAGTAATCAGTGAAACTCGCCAGGCCCGTCCGTGGCTGGCCCAGCCAGAAAGCCGGCTCAATCAGTGCCACTACACCAGCATCAGCCATTGCCTGATAGTCGTCCGTAGTCCTCGACGACATATGTACATGCGGATCAAAAAACTGCATGCCGCTGATCTCACTCAGATCGAGCGTAGTCTGTATCTTTTCGCCTTGATTTCTTTCTTCAAAATTTTCACTACAGCACATAGTTCAAGTATTTATGATCAATTATTGATTATCAATTTCGGTATTTCCGGATTTATATCGCGATGGGCTGCTTCACGTTCCCTCATATAATCCTTCAGCGTATCAGAAAGCGCCACATTCACACGCTCGCGGATTCCGGTGATCTTCGTGACATCCTTATCGGTAAAGAACGCTTTGAGAACCAATTGATTCCAGGCCGCCTCATCCAGGTAAGTTGACGGATACGGATTGGCATACATAATGGCCTCAAGCACAATGCCAATATTGCTTCTGATGCCTTCCGTGCAGCGTGGTATCCACCACTCCGGATAACTCAGCACCGGAAGTGCGGCATACAGTGCGGCCAGTTCATACATCTCAGCGCCGTTAAACAGGCCGTCGACTTTCCTGAGATAGGCCTCTTTATCCCCATCGCGCAATTGCATCAGCAGCCAGACCCGCGCAAGCTGGTCCAGCGACCAATCTTCGATGTCCAGTCCGGGCAGCAGTAGCCCCAACTGTTCCCTTTCCGCATCCAGAATGATCAGCGCCTGGCGCCCCACAAGCCGGGGTATCTGAGAAAAGGCCATGTTCAGTTGCAGTGCCTTATCCTCTTTAGAAACGAGTTCTGCTTTAGCACGAAGCCAGTCCGACGCCTCAGGGGCAGCGTGCCGGTCAATAATATTCAGAAACAGACTTGCCAGGCTGGTCAGTTTATCCCTATCACTCATACATTAAACATTTAGACCGCTATGAAGTAATTCATCGCCAGTGCACCGCTAATGATAAGCAGGCCAAAAAACTCCCTGGCTTTTTCAATATAAGGCTTGGTCGCCTGCATGCTTTCCACCAAACTCGGCGTCCGGTATTTCGTGATCCAGTCGAGCACGCCGTCTTTCGCAAAAAAGAGGTAAACCGCATAGATCAGATAACCGGCAATGGCAATCAGGTATACCAGCGGGAAGAAATAATTGAAGGCCGCCAAACCGCAGCAAACCGATGCGATCATGTAAATAGGCACCCACAACCACGAATCGCTGTCGTTAAGATTAACGTAGGCAAACAAAACAAACGCGATACAAAATATAGAATTAAGAATGCTAAACAGCATAGCTACAAGATTAAGATTTGTGTGTTGGTTATTACTATACAAATAAACAGATAAAATAACCGTTTTAGAAGCCCAATTGCAAAAAATGAAACAGGGTAAACAATTATTCTTATCTTCAGTTATTCATAGCTGAACAAGATGTTTTACCTCCTAACACACTGACCACATGAAGCAATATTTCTGTATCCCCTTATTCCTTTTTGCAGCGGTATGTGCCAGGGCACAGCATAGCGTCGAGAAGCTCTGGCAGACCGATACGGTGATCAATCTGCCCGAATCTGTACTGCCCGACACCAAAGCCGGGGTGCTGTATGTGTCCATAATGGGCAACAGCGCCACGGATATCGACAGCATAGGCGGTATCGGTAAACTCGACATGAATGGAAAGGTGGTCGACCTCAACTGGGTTAAAGGGCTTAACTCACCAAAGGGAATGGCCATCCATGCAGGTAAAATGTTTGTTGCAGACGTTACCGACCTGGCGGTTATCGATATCGCAAAAGCTAAAGTAATCCAGCGTATACCTGTACCAGGTTCAGCTTTCCTGAACGACGTTACGGCCGATGCTAAAGGCGTGGTATACGTTTCTGATTCCAGGACCCGAAAGATACACCGGCTGATCAGCGGAACCATCGAAACCTATATGGAAAACATCGACGGCCTCAACGGCCTCAAGGCGGTGGGCGACCTGCTCTACATCGCCGGAGGGGGCAAAAGTCTGCTGAAAGCGGATGTAAACAAGGGCATGATCAAGGTAGCCGGCCTGCCCCAGGGGGGCGATGGGATAGAGCCGATAGGCAACGGCGATTTCCTCTTTTCGAGCTGGGGCGGATACCTTTACTATGTGTATGCCGATGGCCGCTCGGACCTGCTGCTGGACACCCATCTGGAGAAAATCAATATTGCAGACATCGGCTACGACCCGGTAAAGCGCGTCGTCTACATTCCTACTTTTTTTAAGAAGACGGTCATGGCTTACCAATTAAAATAGTAAATTCGGGTACCAATTTACAACACACCAAATGCTAAAAAATTTCAGTGCGGCAGTGCTTGCCGGATCAGTTCTTGCCGTATGTCTCGGGTTCGAGCGGCAAGGTTCATCAACAGTGGCAGACGAGACGCCAGCTAAAAATTACGCCACTTACTGCGCCGGTTGCCACGGCGAAAAAATGGATATGTTTGTCGACCGCAACTGGAAGTTCGGCAACAAGAAGGAAGATATTGCCAAGTCTATCACGCTTGGTCACGCCGACGAGGGCATGCCGGCATTCGGCGGCACGCTGAGCGAGGCAGAAATAAACGGACTGGCCGATTATATTCTTGAGGGAATCAAGAACGTAGGTCAGTACACCTCACGCGAGAAGCCGGTGGGCGACGTGTTTAAAACCGAAAACATGACCATCAAGCTGGAGCAGGTAAGCGGACCGGGGCTGGACG
Coding sequences within it:
- a CDS encoding DUF481 domain-containing protein, coding for MLKSIQVLLLLICVLTGRAQFTDSTNYRAHLSSTGSVNTTKDNQAYLLNNSAQFGVRKKSLSLNFNTAWVYGKQNGELTNDDYSTTLDFNLYKTFPRFNYWGLVNYNTSESLNINNQLLAGAGIAYSIIDQPKALFNLSNGLLFDTSDLLLEDGTRDTYETTRNSFRLLFRFELFNSIVLSNTSFWQHSLTNGSDYILRSDASVDFKLNKWLALTTSYKYNRASRTNRENSLLSYGLSFERYF
- a CDS encoding isoleucyl-tRNA synthetase, whose amino-acid sequence is MIRILKLQKAVIAYVLGTIAAVIYLFVRTDNGEQGRFLLTVAGICFIAGALMSLYPIFFAKKTRQGLVELDPAKHETVD
- a CDS encoding alkaline phosphatase family protein, translated to MKKTVVIDVVGLSANLIGEHTPFLRDYVKNKNVQAIAPMLPAVTTAVQSTYLTGKWPAEHGIVGNGWYDHTDAEVKFWKQSNKLVQAKKIWDQAKAEDPNFTCSNMFWWYNMYSNADYSCTPRPNYLADGRKMPDCYSQPAELRDILQEKLGQFPLFQFWGAGANIKSTQWIADASVITDELYNPTLTLIYLPHLDYCLQKFGHDYSKISKELSEIDQVLKGLVSYYEDQSAEIIILSEYGITPADKPVHLNRLFRQNGLLQIRTERGLELLDAGASKAFVVADHQVAHVYINDPAVRDQVKSLLENAPGIAEILDDAGKKKYHIDHERAGDFVLIAKPDSWFTYYFWLDDAVAPDYARCVDIHKKPGYDPVEMFMSSKARAAYKLLRKKTGFRYVMDVVPLDATLIKGSHGSLDNPKEFHPVLISSPEINAADRQADEVYDLIWKALHR
- the eboE gene encoding metabolite traffic protein EboE, with amino-acid sequence MKLKSGHLTYCTNIHPGKNWAEDFAALRENFPEIKKAVAPGEALGLGLRLSNEASLTLTEPGQLEIFKDWLAENNAYVYTMNGFPYGEFHRRVVKDDVHAPDWTTHERREYTLRLFRILESLLPEGMDGGISTSPLSYRHWHQTTEAAAEARKLSTQHIIEVIAALAATYERSGKLMHLDIEPEPDGVLETGREFIDWFEHDLLPAGVPYLQHDFDITAEEAEAIIRRHLCLCYDVCHFAIGYENHEAVLRELAAKKIVVGKIQISAALKARLDRSVSEKQLLKTAIEAFNEPTYLHQVVARLENGELIRYKDLPDALAEFDNTEAVEWRAHFHVPISTLEIDLIHTTQNDIKTVLSWQKSDPFTQHLEVETYTWEVLPEQIKTPIAQSISNELKWVINELS
- a CDS encoding 3-dehydroquinate synthase, which codes for MSHIQQSFTVQFEYKVYFTESLFGQTNTLLADFFKERPSAALRKIFFVVDQGVADAWPSLAEDIRAYFRVHNQVKLVDEIMIIPGGETCKNDPGLFEQLVEAVNVHGIDRHSYIAAVGGGALLDLVGYAAAVSHRGIKHLRIPTTVLSQNDSGVGVKNGINYRGKKNFLGTFAPPAAVFNDELFLTTLGDKDYRSGISEAIKVALIKDAAFFEWLEEQAGRLMQREDTGKGNKSMHELIVRCAQLHLDHIAGGDPFETGSARPLDFGHWSAHKLEQLSGFSILHGEAVAMGIALDSTYSYLKGMLSEEKLIRILDLLNGLGFEIDHPVIRINDTDSPILKGLAEFQEHLGGLLTITLLSDIGTGVEVNEMDHQLLIRASEYVQNYSRRHSASDKE
- the eboC gene encoding UbiA-like protein EboC (EboC, a homolog the polyprenyltransferase UbiA, belongs to system of proteins involved in the trafficking of precursor metabolites to an extracytoplasmic compartment so that the biosynthesis of certain natural products, such as scytonemin, can be completed.), translating into MKKLIGYLRLMRPANVVTSVADVLAGITIAGYFAMQLTGWAPVILLCISTIGLYSGGIIMNDYFDADLDAKERPERPIPSGLISKKAAAIFGGICFFAGIFAAGLYSKDSQYLAFAIMVSCLVYDKFLKHNSLFGPLTMGLCRGLNLLLGISIFPDAVQQWWFLALVPIVYIAAITMISRDEVHGGAARTLYAAAALYLLVIAAIVYFACRNDELLLTALLLAGFAFMIFVPLFRAVQNPAGPNIGKAVKAGVIALILMNAAWAGAFGSWQAALCIVILLPLSIGLSKAFAVT
- a CDS encoding TatD family hydrolase — protein: MCCSENFEERNQGEKIQTTLDLSEISGMQFFDPHVHMSSRTTDDYQAMADAGVVALIEPAFWLGQPRTGLASFTDYYSSLIGWERFRSSQFGIKHYCTIGLNSREANNEALAEQVMEILPNFIFKEGVVGIGEIGFDDQTAAEEKYYRLQLDLAREASLPVQVHTPHRDKKKGTSRSMDIAIEQGLAPYSVIIDHNNEETVKEVLDRGFWAAFTIYPFTKMGNERMVEVVKQYGSERIMINSAADWGISDPLAIPKTAALMKRAGIPLKDIELVTYRNAITAFGQSGQINEADFVAVKNVDQSQKFGSNTVLRGGQQPRVDKNSIIIS
- a CDS encoding EboA domain-containing protein; the protein is MSDRDKLTSLASLFLNIIDRHAAPEASDWLRAKAELVSKEDKALQLNMAFSQIPRLVGRQALIILDAEREQLGLLLPGLDIEDWSLDQLARVWLLMQLRDGDKEAYLRKVDGLFNGAEMYELAALYAALPVLSYPEWWIPRCTEGIRSNIGIVLEAIMYANPYPSTYLDEAAWNQLVLKAFFTDKDVTKITGIRERVNVALSDTLKDYMREREAAHRDINPEIPKLIINN
- a CDS encoding transmembrane 220 family protein, producing MLFSILNSIFCIAFVLFAYVNLNDSDSWLWVPIYMIASVCCGLAAFNYFFPLVYLIAIAGYLIYAVYLFFAKDGVLDWITKYRTPSLVESMQATKPYIEKAREFFGLLIISGALAMNYFIAV
- a CDS encoding ATP-binding protein; this translates as MKQYFCIPLFLFAAVCARAQHSVEKLWQTDTVINLPESVLPDTKAGVLYVSIMGNSATDIDSIGGIGKLDMNGKVVDLNWVKGLNSPKGMAIHAGKMFVADVTDLAVIDIAKAKVIQRIPVPGSAFLNDVTADAKGVVYVSDSRTRKIHRLISGTIETYMENIDGLNGLKAVGDLLYIAGGGKSLLKADVNKGMIKVAGLPQGGDGIEPIGNGDFLFSSWGGYLYYVYADGRSDLLLDTHLEKINIADIGYDPVKRVVYIPTFFKKTVMAYQLK